The DNA region aaaattgctaagtggcttgttattagcttgtcacttggcttaaccacattgcttgtacctctccttttttatatatatagatagattaacaaagcaaaaataaaaaGGTATATGCATTTGAGAATGTCCATGTGCCCATATTTGTTTCCAGCTTGCTCTCGACTCTCGTTAATTAAAAAACTTTAgcttttaaaaatttaaaacctTCACTTTATATATAgagagattattattattattattaattagcaatttgtattgttgttgttattattattattattattattattattattattatttgacaAAAGATAATGGCAAAAGGAAAAGGGATAAACATCAGATTTTTGAATTTTATTCGAGATGAACGTACTCCTTGCTGAAATCCGAGtttttaaatttctctcaaactCAGATTTTTAGCATTTCATtcaaatttttaatattttattcaaATTCAAAAGTCTTATTACAATGTTTATtgactttgtcttaaaattgccaagtggcttatTATTTatttgccacttggcttaaccgCGTTgcttgtacttctcctattttatatatatatagatataaatatTTACATTAAAAATGTTTGTTCCATGTTCAAATTACATGTGCGTCGGAGGGTAGCCGCCCAGTTTGATTTCcgattatttcaaaaaaaaaaaaaaaaaagttatgtatgCTTATAGTattaataattagttgatagttCTGACTCTATTATTGTAGTTTAACTTAATCTCAATGACCACAAAAAAAACTTAATCTCAACTTTAGATACTCCTGAGAAGAGGAGGGTAACCCTATTAAGAAGGAGGAAGTAATTTGATGTGGACACATAAAATGCCCTTGTTCTGACAAATATTTTGTTAGATTATAACGAATCAAACAGAGTTTATTCCATTCTGGTATATAACAAATTTAATCTACCCTATTTAAAAGAGGAAAACAGTAGAAGCTAGAgtaaatgatcaaaatggtcgtCTTTTTTGTTTGGGGTAGATTTGAATAGTTTTGATCCTATATTAAAAGCGAAAACTTTTTTGTTTCTATAAAATATTTGACAAACTCTAGTCACCTTGTTAGATTTGAAGTGAtttgtgaatatatatatatatatatatatatatatatatatatatatatatatatatatatatatatatatatatatatatatatatatatatatatatattcacatatatatatatatgtgaaggAAGCATAAATTTGGAGGTGCACTTTGTTTCTAATTTTTACTATTTTTTATCTATTTTTAATACGTAGCGAAATTTTTGGGTTTCTAGTATTTCTGGTTAAATCTTTTTTCTTCATAGTTTCCTTTAAATCTAATGCCTAAAGTGTTCATTTTTAACAAACTTAGAGAACTAAACTGCTCAAGAATACATTTAAACATATTCCAAACATAAGGGGACATTATTGTCATATTTCACAAGGTAAAAACTCACTAATGGTGCTTCATTTTACCCCTAACAAGGAAAAGGATATGATTTAATACAATAATTACTGTCCTTTTACCTCTTTAATCATTATGATTGTCAAAATTTGCTCTGTATTTTCTAGGAACATTGTCATTGAAGAGGTACTTTATTCAACAAATGGCCTTTCGTATCTCTAAGAGGTGCTTTAATTTACAGAATTGTGAAATGATATGTAGAATCGATATCGTCGTAACCTTGAAAGACACATGGACGacttctattttaattattcAACAATTTAATTCATTTATTGGTTGTCCAGTGGTTTAGTTTGAATTGACATAGACTACTCGACAGTGTAGGAAATATTTTCCTTGTTGGAATAATTTTGTGATTTTTCTATTTTATGTTTACAAGTAAGGATCACTTGGGTAGGGGTATTTGAACTCTATTGTTTTAATGAAGACAAGTATATTTGATAATTAAGCAATAGCACTAGATCTATGTGCTTATCTAGTTTGTACATTCAAACATAGCAATGATCAGTCTGGAAGCTAGGTTCAACTCCGATGGAAAACAAATTGTCAATTATAACATGAGATTTAACGCGGGATCCTTCAAGATAACTAAGATTAACCAGTACACATACCCGTCCGATGCGTAGATCGTTTCAAAGAAAAAAGAGCTGAGATAGATAATAGAAACATACTAGAGATAGATAATCGAAACAAATTGTGACATACTGcagattttatatatatatatttttttggaaaCACTCTTATTACAAACTAACATTTTCTATTGTATGTAGCTGTTACTGTTTCATTACTGACTACTTTTTCAAACAATATACAATCTTTTATACTCCAGAGGACAATATCACAATAAAAGCATGCAACACAAATGTGACAATTATTGTGGACGTACTTCAATAATGGAGAAACCTCTAGAACGAGATATTGTTCATTGTCTTGCTTTCGAAGGGATTTCTGAAAGCAAATAATATCCCTCTTCTAGCTGCAAAGCAAGAGTAGTGCATAAAACTTTTTATTGCTAAAACATCCAACAAAAGAAACTCAAAGAACAATTATTGAAAGAAATCGACTACACAAGCAAATGCATATATACAAACCCCCAAAGTGGCTATTGACAATTGATTCCATATACCCGACAACCATGAAAACTCAGCTTCTTATCAATATGTTGACACATCACATTTGGTTCAAATCTCATTTCATGCGAATAAGAAAACTTGAAAAATCACAAATCACTTATTTTGAGTTAAAAACCTGGCAGCAAGAGAAGAAGAGAAATTAACATCAAAAAGTTCAATTTCTTCATCAGGCAAAAAAACAACTGACTCATTTAGCTTGCTAATCTATCCAACGGCTTGCCACTTCTTTTTAGTGAAAGTCGTCCAACATGACAACAAAAGGGAAATTAAAgagagaccaaaaaaaaaaaacttcatccACAACATGACTTCTCATATACACAGCTCCAAACTTTAGACAAATTTTATTTGTGAGACATGTAGTACATatatttttagtgttttttttaaaCTTTAATCTGTCAATTTTATCGTAAAAAAAATCTCCTATAAATCCATAAGGTCTGAAAGTATGCCTCTACATTAATAGAGATCAATTAAATCGATCAGCTTATTTGAATTATCATCATTAGAGCTTTCAAGTACCTCAATTATCAGGGGTTACATGGCGAAGTTGTCACAAAGCTAGGTGGATATGCTCTTTAGTTATTTTGTTCTAAGAAATATTGATATTTTTAATAATCATTTCTTTAAATTATGTGCAATAAGCAATTaaaattttcttctcttttgtttTAGTATGAATTCTGatctttaattttaattagtgaAATTACATACACCAGAATTTTATTAGCTTGCCATTTGATTTAATATCTTCACCCACTAATATAGACAGATGTAAGAAAATTTACCcttgaaataattatttattttatttataaacTGTTGTTTTATTACTCCGAAGTCTTTATCACCAAAACAAAAAGAAACTCAACATCCCATTATAAAGTTGTCAGTATAATTTTAGTTAATTTAAAGCTACTAAATATCAAGTAAGGTCCTAAATGATACAAAGTTGATCACCATTTTGGTATAGCTTCGTCGATTAATATCCTTTTAAATATTTGTGCTTACATAACAATAATGCACATATACTTTTCTGTATAAATAAACAATTTAAAAACTTACGCCAAGACAGTAAATTTATAAGTGCCATAATATTGAAAAAGGTATAATCAATGACATGAGATATAAGAAAGTTGGGCTTATGTTAAATCTCAATAACTTATTACTCTTCAAAGAAAATAATTTGAATAAGCTTAGAGTATTGTGTCTCTAGCAATTTGTACCCTTTTATGATTTTTCTTTATATATTTTTCCCATGCTTTTACATTCTTCCATATCTAATTATATTCATGCTTTCTCTTTAATTATTGTGGTTACTGAAATTCATTATATTAGTATGATTTAGGCTTCTTATTTTGTTAAAGAAGCCGTTTTATTTTTTAGGTTTCATTTTTAAAAACTACGAAGATGACTTTAAGAGAAACTTACAAAAATAACAACACGctaagaaagaaaaacaaatcaaTAATAAAGCAAGAAGTGATACCTTGGATGAATATCTGTTACTTCTTGAGAAAAATAGTACTGAGAAAATAGCATTAAAATTACAAATTTAACAAAATGCTTAAATTATACTTGTATATACTCCATCCAAAAGCATGATGCTCTAAACCCCAAGTCTTTTAGAAAAGTACGATGCTCTTAAAATTCCATACGGTGAAGGAGCAATCACCAAGAATCAGGATACATAAACAATGCTTCtcactgcaaaaaaaaaaaaagaaataaatatttCCGAAAACAAACTGAtgctaaaatattattttctGTAATCACATTTTGCTcacctacaaaaaaaaaaaattcaacataACTTGTCTTAGACAATTCAACATTTACTACTAAAAAAACGGAAAAAACCGTTGACAAAAACCGACGTCcagcgtcggtttttttaatgaaaccgacgggaaaccaACCTTTTAAGGTCCGTCGGTTTTCATAGCCTCGCTTTTggaaaaccgacggaccacgtcggGTTTTTTCcaacggactgcgtcggttacgtagtccgtcgggttttattcaaaaatttaaaaaaaaaagaaccatcGGACAGAGTTGGTTTtattaatttctgattttttatcttatatataaataatatatattttatgaaaaaaagacgcactgcgtcggtttttcatatatatatttttttattttaattaaaaaaccgacacagtgcgtcggtgtttttataaaatttaagaattaatttccagaaaatcgacgaacagagtcggttttccgtcgattttctggaaaatctgcaaaattaatttccagaaaaccgacagACTGAGtcagttttctggaaaatttccattccagcatgcaaatcatgcattttctgcaaccacacctgcacagaaatcagtaccaaaagctgctcagaAACCAGtaacaaaagctgctcaaaactagcattaaaatgctccaaatcaattctaaaagagctacaacacataaaatcaccctaagtaataataaaacacatcaaacactatctaaacacatcaaagacgatctaaatagaccttcaaagttcagaaatatttaaatgtccaaccaattctaactttgaattctcaataacaattctaactttaataacttatggattctaactttaattctaaaaattgaaaagtaaatctagtcaaataaagtctacattttagttttgaggttatagaaatattataacttaataattctaacataacttaataattctaagtttgaaaagcacaatttcaaccaattctaaaaattgaaaagtaaatctagagaaataacatctacattttagtattgaggttatagaaatactataacttaacaattctaactttgaaaagcacaatctcaaccaattctaattttgaattctcaataacaattctaactttaataacttatggattctaactttaattctaaaaattgaaaagtaaatctagtcaaataaagtctacattttagttttgaggttatagaaatattataacttaataattctaacataacttaataattctaagtttgaaaagcacaattccaaccaattctaaaaattgaaaagtaaatgtagagaaataaaatctacattttagtattgaggttatagaaatactataacttaacaattctaactttgaaaagcacaatcccaaccaattctaactttgaattctcaatatcaattctaactttaataacttatggattctaactttaattctaaaaattgaaaagtaaatctagtcaaataaagtctacattttagttttgaggttatagaaatattataacttaataattctaacataacttaataattctaagtttgaaaagcacaattccaaccaattctaaaaattgaaaagtaaatctagagaaataaaatctacattttagtattgaggttatagaaatactataacttaacaattctaactttgaaaagcacaatctcaaccaattctaactttgaattctcaataacaattctaactttaataacttatggattctaactttaattctaaaaattgaaaagtaaatctagtcaaataaagtctacatttaagttttgaggttatagaaatattataacttaataattctaacataacttaataattctaagtttgaaaaacgcaattccaaccaattctaaaaattgaaaagtaaatatagagaaataaaatttacattttagtattgaggttatagaaatactataacttaacaattctaactttgaaaagcacaatctcaaccaattctaactttgaattctcaataacaattctaactttaataacttatggattctaactttaattctaaaaattgaaaagtaaatctagtcaaataaagtctatattttagttttgaggttattgaaatattataacttaataattctaacataacttaataattctatgtttgaaaagcacaattccaaccaattctaaaaattgaaaagtaaatctagagaaataaaatctacattttagtattgaggttatagaaatactataacttaacaattctaactttgaaaagcacaatctcaaccaattctaactttgaattctcaataacaattctgactttaataacttatggattctaactttaattctaaaaattgaaaagtaaatctagtcaaataaagtctacattttagttttgaggttatagaaatattataacttaataattctaacataacttaataattctaagtttgaaaagcacaatcccaaccaattctaactttgaattctcaataacaattctaactttaataacttatggattctaactttagttctaaaaattgaaaagtaaatctaatcaaataaagtctacattttagttttgaggttatagaaatattataacttaataattttaacataacttaataattctaactttgaaaagcacaattccaaccaattctaattttgaatgatcaataacaattctaataacttatggaattctaacaaaaagcacaatccaaaaaaaaaaaaaaaaactagtcaaacaattaaagtatacatttttgcacatattcaacatcaataatattacaaagaatgataactaagctaatacaaatacattgacaaagaacatgaaatatagcacaatctcaagccaaaaaaaaaaaaaaatgacaactaaactagtcaaataaagtttatatttttttttacaaattcaacattaataacattgcaaatgatgtttaacaaagctaaatatattagcattaggcctaaaatctacaaataaaactaaaattgaaagaattttaaaagccctaatttaagagaaactaacctcaattaattaaattCAAAACGGGTCTGGGGTTGGTGGGGACGGGTTGCGCAGGCAGCGACGCTGGGCGGCGGGGCTGGGCAGAGGGGAGGGAGCGGCGggtagctagggtttgaggggaatgggagtttaattgggaagaggagaagaaatgggtatgaaaacccgtctggaatgtttttaaagaaaaaccgacggacaaaaccgaccctgtccgtcggtttttcccgcacgtttgactagatttgacccaaaattaaaaaaaaaaaaggaaaccgaccctgttgataacgtccaaatccactcctcaaagagaaagtgtacacggtcgtatgcaatataatttacccaactatgagtcggggtcgatcccacagggaacaatatgctaggcgattaagaaagtaaggaactttcaccaactaagctaaagccaaacgatagataatattttggttttatttgagaaaattataactaatgcggaaatgtaaactaacctagaaagcaagtaaaatgatcaatggccacaagcatggataataggagattacactcaagtaatgatccaatgtatttcatgattttacaactaagagcaggtttgtgttgatagataatgatatctaaaatctcattgaaagtcttccaaccaaatcaatgaatttcactctaagcttttccaagccttagagtgtgatattaggcccaatcaattttttttttggtaactaacctTTTCCATTAATCACCAAGTGAATATTTACAAATCTAGCTAGATAACACATCCAGCCATAGTCTCAAACAAAATCGCCAAGGCAGAGCCTTCTAAGCTAACactagaatcagaacatgcagttATCTAAATATATCCTACTGGCGGGTAGAGCTCTTATGTTGCAGCAACATGCAATGTTTCGGGCAATTATATCCTCTGTCTTCTCCATTTTCTCAAATACCCGGGCATTTCGCTCCAGCCAAATATAGTGGATAAACTCAGCATACACCATTTTCAGTATTTTTGCTTGGACAGTCTTCCCCTTCGTATGATCCAATATCCAGTGGTAGTGTTCTGACCAGTTCAGTCTAGTTTGCGGCCCCATTTTCAACCAATTTAGTAATCTATCCCATACAGTTGCGGCAAAACAGCAATCTCCAAATAGGTGGTCACGGGTTTCATCTACTTGTTTGCACATGACACACTTGGGATCCATTCGTATTCCCCACTTATTCAATCTGTCCACTGTTAGTAATCGGCCATGTAGCTGCAACCACATGGTGAAGGTGGCTCTGGGTCTCGCCTGATTATGGCACATCAAGCCTTTTCACTCCATTTTTTGTAAATTCCCCAACAGCTGTAGGTAGACTTGTCTAATCCTACTCTTTTTACTCAATGGTGTAATTTGTAGCAAGCGTAACTGTTCTTTAGCCCCTATTATTTTCCTTAGCATCCAACTTGCTTGCTTTGGAACACTCAAATCGTCCCACACCTGTTCCTTGATATAATAGGAGTGTACCCATCTAATCCAAAGTATATCTTGCTTGTGAGCTAAATTCCAACAACTACTAATAATTGCTGCCTTATTCCATACTCTAAGATTTGTGAGGTTTAATCCCCCGGCTGCCTTTGGTGTGCACATTCTTTCCCAAGAGATGAGAGCCCTTTTGGTAATTGTATTGGTTCCTGACCAAATAAAACTCCTACAGTAGGCCTCAATAGCTTTTATAACTTTCTTTGGGATCACAAACAATTGTGACCAGTATGCTTGTACACCAAAAATTACTGTTTGTACCAGCTGTACTCTTCCGGCATACGATAGTGTTTTCGCAGTCTAAGACGAGAGTTTTGCCACAATTTTGTCCAACAAGGGCTGCCACTGCAATATAGTTAGCTTATTTGTTGCGAGAGGAATACCCAGATAGCGAAATGGGAGCTCCCCAAGGCTAAAACCCAACGCTTGTTGGATCTGTTCCCGTAGTTCCCTGGTTACTCCCCCACAGTAGATTGAACTTTTCCCTAAATTTGCTTGCAAACCTGATGCAGCTGTGAATAATTGAAATTTCTGATGAAGTAGCTGAACGGACCTCACCACCCCTCTCGCAAACATGAGCAAATCATCTGCAAAGCTTAAGTGAGTGATATTCAATTTAGAGCATTTAGGATGGAATTTAAATTGCTTGTCCAGCTTCAGCATTTGTAAGTTTCGGCTCAAATATTCCATGGCTATTGCAAATAAAAAGGGGGACATGGGGTCCCCTTGGCGGAGCCCCCTTGCAACATCAAATGGCTCTGTAAACTCTCCATTAACCAATATCGAATAATTGACAGTTGTGACACATACCATAATCCATCTTATGAATTTTCCGGGAAATATCAACCCCTCAAGGACTTGCTTCATGTATTTCCAATCAATAGTATCATAAGCTTTTTGAATGTCCACCTTGATCATACACCGCGGTGATACATGTTTCCTGTTGTAGGCTTTAATAAGTTCATGTGCCAGAATTACATTATCAACCACTTTTCTACCTGGGATAAATCCAGCTTGAGTATCTGAGATAATGGATGAAATGACCTTCTGGATTCTGGATGCTAACACTTTAGAAATTAACTTGTATAGCACTGTACAACATGCTATGGATCTGTACTCTTTGATGGAGGAGGGATTAGGAACTTTGGGCAATAAAGTCACTGTTGTGCAGTTAATTGCTTTATGAAGTTTGCCAGTAACAAAGAATTCTTTAACCGCATCACATACATCTTTACCCGCATCACATAGTAGAAAATAatcaataatagatgattaaggaaaatcagaaatgcattcatagttttcacgattaagcttccaaaagatgaagcaaagcaaacaaaagttttgaACATGATTCAAGCCTTAaaaaaaagttcactacatgttcagtctaccaAGACCACCGGCGAATCagagacggagtacaagtccaattcttcagagtctctcctggttcggcactccgtattgtcagtgccttggtgttgtgagtagttgtagcagcgATCTTCACTGGTACTTGTTTTAGATTGTCCCCACGGGCGCAACaaaaagttgatgacatgccccTTTCCATCTTTCCGATTGGCGCAACGACCTTCTTATCTTTTCGATAATTATCGGGTCGAGCTTCAGTGAGttggatcgctccttccttaatcaaggcttcgattttatttttgaggccgtagcaatcctcagtggcatgcccagcaactccagaatgatatgcacagcgcttggaactatcaaaccattttggaataggattgagaattttcccttcaataggcTGTATCGTACCTGCGGCTTTcaatctttcgaacaattgagccaaaggttcagcgaaccgagtgtaattacgggtgtttttttaTGACAAGGCTTGGACAGGCCCTATGtgtagtatgtggtcgattttgataAGTGGGAGCTTGAACAGATGGGTTTTGATAGTAAGGTGCTCGAGGTTGGTGGtaatttgcttgggtgttgtagaaAGGGTAAGGGAATAGCGGAGCTTGGTAAGGTTCagcgtagtggtaagggtagaaagacTGTTGTGGATGGTCAAAGTATGTAAtgacttggtttggtgggtttagaggagtagttgtcggtggtggattagtgttggtgggtaaaggaatgtaaggagtatgacctagtgattgatttggtgggttgacgggtagcggattaggagtagcataggtagtgtaggtgggtggttgattttgtggcggagtatagttagtgtaagtgggtggcctttggagtgtgatggataaattggtcaagtccctaacccgatttagttctccacgtagattctcaatttcttgagtcaggcgggcgatatgttcatcgtgttgaatagtagttctgtgttcggaagtctcggggggatcactagagatcacgatgttttccaaaccagttgaaatagatgcggctggatcagacataataatttcttttccttgaatAACCCAACTACATCGCGATAATGAtaatgtctttgaccttgtgaggtaatgatggtcagccagctcgagtttcaacacgaatcaactctttggggaataaaaagaaacataaagtgcaaatgatgttagtcttattaacatatctaggtaaagtcatgatcacgtaaagtcaagtaagtcatgtagcaaataattcataaaGATGTCAAACAGATGTAAACGAGTATATCAAATAATAACGTGTCCTAATATGCAGGTGACCTCTTTGTGcccgaggtaggcctaacgtttgtttgaagggtaaagtgtgccataatacgtcatcccattgcttttgattaattagacaaattctatttccgaaaaataaagtacaaaagtcatgtaatatttattacatgtcaaatgaatacaatatggagtgtttcctaatctaagtaaagtaaatacagtttcctatgtctaacttctagctccatttatgctgtccttgatcttcgtcatttgttgtactccaatgcaaatccatacctgtcatagaaatattagtcattccctcccccctaaagtttaattaattaaagcaaatagtcaatatttaggcacaattatccttcaaacatgcacataaagtatgatcagtgtcactcggggtcgtgaacccgcttggacgtttgggtaagtcatctaatgggcttaatacaccaagggtattaaacctcctaggtcatgaaatgtatgctcctaataaggtgttggtttagctctatcttaggctgactaagagttggcttcctatggcAGAAGgttcccccaagtggacaacttgagagtggaaagtccgtggccgtcgactgcaccgccgatcgactaaatccacaagatcaatccaactaaaagggtaatttagtagtgcacgggcgcgaaccgcgaagccgttttaagtgtgtgaatatgtgtgagtttccagaagtggaggaaatatgaacggaatgacagtttatcaaagcaagtaacacgtaaacagtttatatcaaacaaacagtttatatcaaacaaacaattaatagcatgtaaaaaaacagttaacaaataaataaggtaattaaaataaacacacaaagcctatttaaaactaagtccgttatggttagaacctgaTTCCCCGGCGGAGTCGCCAAactgtcatacccctttttaacccgggttaaagtagagtacaacatattggtgattcctatttttgttatttgttaaggagtcgccacctaattatttatggtgaattaggacacctaaattttattaaagttatgcttaaagttaactctgtttaaggtctgcgaaacttaagattctaggtaagggttcaattagtctaaagggaaggtgttaggcacactttaagacccattaacaatggttaaccgaccggacttaaataTTAACTAGGCTAGTAATAAAATGATTTTTCCTTTATACAAGCAATGAAATAACAAAGGGGCAACACTTGGTCAATTTTAGAGAAAACATTTACGTCTCTTTAATTGGGACAATAAATGAAGTTCATGAAAGCCATTCTTAAAATGTTTGGGAGTGaaaatgattatttttttttcttttaaagtaGATAAGCGGCTAAAATATCGAAATAGTTTTGGCCCAACTTAATGAAAGGGAGATGACGTTTTTGTATGTTAGAAAAAGCTAAGATTTAAGAAAACATCAGATTTTTACTTAACTTATATGATGAGTTTATCTATCAAATGCTAGCTAATAAATAAGAGCCCTAGGTGACCCCTACAGAAGATAAACGTAACATCAACTTAAACAATCCTACACAAAAGCTTAGAGTTATAAAAGGACAAACTCCAACAGTCAACAATAAACGTTCATGCGTAGATAACTAAAAAGAGACAGTAAGCATAACACTTTATGATAGAGAGATGAAAGGAGATTATGGCAGAATGTTCGCCAATTTCCCCGCCTTTCATTTCTGTTGGTATGTATTTCAGGGGGCGAGAGGCACGAAGGGAAATGTAGATGCACGCTCCAAGGCTTGCGGCGACGTCGAGTTCCgaagtgaaactcttcggctccggtgttcatgcaaaaCGAAAGAAAATTGGATTAGAATAATAATAGGACCCATAGCGAATATTAAAATCAGAGAGGGAAATTCACAACTTGCAAGCAAACATTTTGTAAGTGTCATGATGCCCACAACTGTCCAAATTTAACTCTTGCTACAGCGAGGTGTGAACTAAACGATTAGTTAACCAGCTCAGATTTTCAACTATAAACTAAACCCAACT from Lycium barbarum isolate Lr01 chromosome 10, ASM1917538v2, whole genome shotgun sequence includes:
- the LOC132612781 gene encoding uncharacterized protein LOC132612781, whose protein sequence is MWLQLHGRLLTVDRLNKWGIRMDPKCVMCKQVDETRDHLFGDCCFAATVWDRLLNWLKMGPQTRLNWSEHYHWILDHTKGKTVQAKILKMVYAEFIHYIWLERNARVFEKMEKTEDIIARNIACCCNIRALPASRIYLDNCMF